The following are from one region of the Aquirufa lenticrescens genome:
- a CDS encoding phosphoadenylyl-sulfate reductase, whose translation MHLKTLEKELLSRSLPERIQFIASYFAGERLVFSTSFGQEDQAITQAIASTKSAIEIFTLDTGRQFQESYELMDLTIKKYGISLQTFFPNTSSVETLVAKKGFNSFYSSVENRKECCFVRKMEPLNRALQGAKVWITGLRAEQSDNRADMPIIEWDENRQLWKINPLIDWNFSQLEKYLQEHKIPQNPLHKKGFISIGCAPCTRAISEGEHPRAGRWWWENSQKECGLHA comes from the coding sequence ATGCATCTCAAAACGCTCGAAAAGGAATTACTATCCAGATCATTGCCTGAACGAATTCAGTTCATTGCCTCCTATTTTGCAGGGGAGCGCCTCGTTTTCTCTACCTCTTTTGGTCAAGAAGATCAGGCAATTACCCAGGCTATTGCCAGTACAAAATCGGCCATCGAGATTTTTACACTTGATACTGGCCGTCAATTCCAAGAATCCTACGAATTGATGGATTTGACAATTAAAAAATACGGTATTTCGCTACAAACCTTTTTCCCTAACACCTCCTCAGTGGAAACCTTAGTAGCAAAAAAAGGATTTAACTCCTTCTATTCCTCTGTAGAGAACAGAAAAGAATGCTGTTTTGTTCGAAAAATGGAGCCATTAAATCGTGCCTTGCAGGGAGCGAAAGTGTGGATTACCGGTTTAAGGGCAGAACAATCAGACAATAGAGCCGATATGCCCATCATCGAATGGGATGAAAACCGTCAATTATGGAAGATTAACCCCTTAATTGATTGGAACTTTAGCCAATTAGAGAAGTACTTACAAGAACATAAAATTCCCCAAAACCCCTTGCACAAGAAAGGGTTCATCTCCATCGGCTGCGCTCCGTGTACGCGAGCCATTTCGGAGGGAGAACATCCCCGTGCGGGTCGTTGGTGGTGGGAGAATTCCCAAAAAGAATGTGGTTTACACGCCTAA
- a CDS encoding valine--tRNA ligase, with protein MIDKNYAPQEIEQKWYGYWLENKLFASKPNPNKEAYTIVIPPPNVTGVLHMGHMLNNTIQDVLIRKARMEGKEACWVPGTDHASIATEAKVVAMLKEKGISKADITREEFLKYAFEWKDKYGGIILDQLKKLGASCDWDRTRFTMEPSLYQAVIDTFVRLYNKGLIYRGVRMVNWDPQGKTAVSDEEVIYKDVQAKLYHIQYPLVDGSGSVTIATTRPETIMADAAICVNPADERYVHLHGKKVRIPLIDREITIIPDEYVTLDFGTGCLKVTPAHDLNDYELGLKHKLPVIDILNDDGTLNEKAVLFIGVDRFEARKRIVKQLTEEGYLTKTDEYKSTVGTSERTGAVIEPKLSLQWFMKMEEMAKPALDNVMNDNIQLHPAKFKNTYRSWMENVRDWCISRQLWWGQQIPAFYLEDGTLIVAKDKKEALRIARDKYQLYALVEDDLTQDPDVLDTWFSSWLWPISVFDGIENPDNEEIKYYYPTNDLVTGPDILFFWVARMIMAGYEWRDELPFKNVYLTGIVRDKQGRKMSKSLGNSPDPLELIERFGADGVRSGLLFSAPAGNDLLFDDKLCEQGRNFSNKIWNAFRLLRGLEVVPGASLPEHVLATAWFESKLNQTIIDVQDHFSKFRISDALLSIYELVWDDFCGKYLEIIKPAYQTPIHADTLHAALGLFDSLMRLMHPYMPFITEEIWQVIDERAAGESICKAEFPLAGPVNASLVAQFDVVFEVVTKVREIRNSKQLSPKLALALHIKAENKAAYAPVEAIMVKLANLESITFVADAVADAQTFVVKADQFFVPLANDEDPAVVKAESEKELAYLLGFKKSVEAKLANEKFVANAKADLVERERQKLADAETKIQSLQELLARLG; from the coding sequence ATGATAGATAAGAATTACGCCCCGCAGGAAATTGAACAAAAATGGTATGGCTACTGGTTAGAAAACAAGCTTTTCGCTTCGAAACCTAATCCGAACAAAGAGGCGTACACCATCGTGATTCCTCCTCCTAACGTCACTGGGGTGCTTCATATGGGCCATATGTTGAACAATACGATTCAAGATGTCTTGATTCGAAAGGCGCGTATGGAAGGTAAAGAGGCTTGTTGGGTGCCGGGAACAGACCATGCATCGATTGCGACAGAGGCGAAAGTAGTAGCCATGTTGAAGGAAAAAGGCATCTCTAAGGCCGATATTACTCGCGAGGAATTCCTGAAATATGCTTTCGAATGGAAGGACAAATACGGCGGAATCATCCTAGATCAATTGAAAAAATTAGGCGCTTCATGTGACTGGGATCGTACCCGTTTCACCATGGAACCCTCTTTATACCAAGCGGTTATTGACACGTTTGTGCGATTATATAACAAAGGCTTAATCTACCGTGGCGTGCGTATGGTCAACTGGGATCCACAAGGAAAAACAGCTGTATCAGACGAAGAGGTGATTTACAAGGATGTTCAGGCCAAATTATACCACATCCAATATCCCCTCGTTGATGGCAGCGGATCGGTAACGATTGCTACGACGCGTCCTGAAACCATTATGGCGGATGCGGCGATTTGTGTAAATCCAGCGGATGAGCGCTATGTTCATTTACACGGTAAAAAAGTTCGTATCCCCTTAATAGATCGCGAAATCACTATTATTCCAGACGAATACGTGACCTTGGATTTTGGAACGGGTTGCTTAAAAGTGACTCCTGCCCACGATTTGAATGATTACGAATTAGGTCTGAAACATAAATTACCAGTTATCGACATCTTGAATGATGATGGAACTTTGAACGAGAAGGCCGTTTTATTCATAGGTGTAGATCGTTTCGAAGCGCGAAAACGCATCGTAAAGCAATTAACGGAAGAAGGTTATTTGACCAAAACGGATGAATACAAATCGACCGTGGGGACTTCAGAGCGAACAGGTGCGGTAATCGAGCCAAAGCTTTCTTTACAGTGGTTCATGAAGATGGAGGAGATGGCAAAACCAGCTTTGGACAACGTCATGAATGACAACATTCAATTACACCCGGCGAAATTCAAAAACACCTACCGTTCTTGGATGGAAAATGTACGTGATTGGTGTATTTCCCGTCAATTGTGGTGGGGTCAGCAAATCCCTGCTTTCTATTTAGAGGACGGCACGTTGATCGTAGCGAAAGATAAAAAAGAGGCCTTGCGCATTGCAAGAGACAAATACCAATTGTATGCTTTAGTGGAAGATGATTTAACGCAGGATCCGGATGTATTGGATACCTGGTTCTCGTCTTGGCTATGGCCTATCTCGGTTTTTGACGGCATCGAAAACCCAGATAATGAAGAAATTAAGTACTATTACCCAACGAATGACTTAGTCACTGGACCAGATATTTTATTCTTCTGGGTAGCGCGTATGATCATGGCGGGTTACGAATGGAGAGATGAATTGCCGTTCAAGAATGTGTACTTGACGGGTATTGTTCGTGATAAGCAAGGTCGTAAGATGTCCAAATCATTAGGCAACTCACCTGATCCGTTGGAACTAATCGAACGTTTCGGCGCGGATGGCGTTCGTTCGGGCTTATTATTCTCCGCTCCGGCTGGGAATGACTTATTGTTCGATGACAAATTATGTGAACAAGGGCGGAACTTCTCGAACAAAATTTGGAATGCGTTCCGACTTTTGCGCGGCTTAGAAGTGGTTCCAGGTGCCTCATTACCAGAACACGTATTAGCAACGGCTTGGTTTGAGTCGAAATTAAACCAAACCATCATCGACGTTCAAGATCACTTCAGTAAATTCCGTATTTCAGATGCCCTTTTAAGCATATATGAATTAGTTTGGGATGATTTCTGTGGTAAATATTTAGAGATCATTAAGCCGGCTTACCAAACCCCTATTCACGCAGATACGCTACATGCTGCCCTAGGTTTATTCGATTCTTTAATGCGTTTAATGCATCCATATATGCCTTTCATTACCGAGGAGATTTGGCAAGTGATCGATGAACGCGCAGCAGGAGAGTCGATTTGTAAAGCTGAATTCCCATTAGCGGGTCCTGTTAATGCTAGCTTAGTTGCTCAATTCGATGTGGTATTCGAGGTGGTAACGAAAGTACGCGAGATTCGTAATTCGAAGCAGCTATCTCCTAAGTTAGCTTTAGCATTGCACATCAAGGCTGAAAACAAGGCTGCCTATGCACCTGTTGAAGCCATTATGGTGAAATTGGCTAATTTAGAATCGATCACATTTGTAGCTGATGCCGTAGCAGATGCCCAAACGTTCGTCGTGAAAGCGGATCAATTCTTCGTTCCTTTAGCGAATGATGAGGATCCTGCGGTAGTGAAAGCAGAATCAGAGAAGGAATTGGCATATCTTTTAGGTTTCAAAAAATCAGTAGAAGCGAAATTAGCGAACGAGAAATTCGTAGCGAATGCGAAAGCGGATTTAGTAGAGCGTGAAAGACAGAAATTAGCCGATGCAGAAACGAAGATTCAGTCCTTGCAAGAATTGCTAGCTCGTTTAGGATAA
- a CDS encoding HIT family protein, with the protein MSTIFTKIVNKEIPCHLIKEDDRFLAFLDVMPLVEGHVLVIPKQEVDYIFDLEPELLGDLMKFAQTIAPAIKKAIPCKRVGVAVIGLEVPHAHVHLVPMNRMLDINFSQEKMKPSAESLAKTAELIRSYLL; encoded by the coding sequence ATGAGCACGATATTTACCAAAATAGTCAATAAAGAAATTCCTTGTCATTTGATTAAGGAAGACGATCGTTTTTTGGCATTCTTAGATGTGATGCCTTTAGTGGAAGGCCACGTTCTCGTAATCCCGAAACAAGAGGTAGACTATATCTTCGATTTAGAACCAGAATTGCTAGGGGATTTGATGAAATTCGCTCAAACAATCGCCCCAGCAATCAAGAAAGCAATTCCTTGCAAGCGAGTAGGGGTAGCAGTGATTGGTTTAGAAGTACCTCATGCACACGTGCATTTGGTGCCGATGAACCGTATGTTAGATATTAATTTCTCGCAAGAGAAGATGAAGCCGTCGGCTGAATCTTTGGCCAAAACAGCCGAATTAATTCGCTCCTACTTACTTTAA
- the cysD gene encoding sulfate adenylyltransferase subunit CysD, with protein sequence MQTIQDKIGHFPRQLEDESIYILREVAAQFERPALLFSGGKDSITLVRLAQKAFFPGKIPFPLVHIDTGHNFPETIEFRDWLAKETGAKLIVRYVQDSINQGKATEESGKYASRNVLQTVTLLDTIEEFKFDACIGGARRDEEKARAKERIFSVRDDFGQWDAKRQRPELFDMLNGRIAVGENVRVFPISNWTELDVWNYIKEEKMEIPSIYYSHQRQVIERDGMLWADSEYLNKEADEIPFEATVRFRTVGDMTCTAAVASDATDIDVIIEEILSAEISERGARIDDKRSEAAMEKRKQQGYF encoded by the coding sequence ATGCAGACAATACAAGACAAAATCGGTCATTTCCCTCGCCAATTAGAGGATGAATCCATCTACATCCTGCGGGAGGTGGCAGCGCAATTCGAGCGTCCAGCCTTACTTTTCTCGGGAGGAAAGGATTCCATTACCTTGGTTCGCTTAGCCCAAAAGGCTTTCTTCCCAGGTAAAATTCCTTTCCCTTTAGTCCACATCGACACAGGTCACAACTTCCCGGAGACGATTGAATTCCGGGATTGGTTAGCGAAAGAAACGGGGGCCAAATTAATTGTACGTTACGTACAAGATTCAATCAACCAAGGTAAAGCGACGGAAGAGTCTGGTAAATATGCTTCACGAAACGTACTTCAAACAGTAACGCTGTTAGATACCATCGAAGAATTCAAATTTGATGCTTGTATCGGTGGGGCGAGACGTGATGAGGAAAAGGCGAGAGCAAAGGAACGTATTTTTTCGGTGCGCGATGATTTTGGGCAGTGGGATGCGAAGCGCCAAAGACCTGAGTTATTCGATATGCTGAACGGCCGGATTGCTGTAGGAGAAAACGTGCGCGTGTTTCCTATTTCGAACTGGACGGAATTAGATGTTTGGAACTACATCAAAGAAGAAAAAATGGAGATCCCTAGCATCTACTATTCGCACCAACGTCAGGTGATTGAGCGTGATGGTATGCTTTGGGCAGATTCTGAGTACTTGAACAAGGAAGCAGATGAAATTCCATTCGAGGCGACTGTTCGTTTCAGAACAGTGGGCGACATGACGTGTACAGCAGCAGTAGCTTCCGATGCCACAGATATCGATGTGATTATTGAAGAGATTCTTTCTGCCGAAATTTCGGAACGCGGCGCGCGCATTGACGACAAACGTTCGGAGGCGGCGATGGAAAAGAGAAAACAACAAGGGTATTTTTAA
- a CDS encoding NAD(P)H-dependent glycerol-3-phosphate dehydrogenase, which produces MSELAELKKKIPTQVAVLGGGSWATALVKILSENNVKIKWWIRRKSDVEFIRKYNHNPSYLTDVAINPRKVKTYSKMVDALAGVEYIILAVPAAFIPSTLKDLNKKHFEGKKVVSAIKGMIPDENLLVTDWMERAFNLPLGQTCVIAGPCHAEEVALEKQSYLTIASPDLSLAQSFSNLLNSRFLQAHAIQDLYGVEYCAVIKNIVAMACGITRGLGFGDNFQAVLVSNAMQEIKIFLDVVYPEKNRDLNSSGYLGDLLVTAYSQFSRNRTFGNMIGRGYSVKSAQIEMNMIAEGYYAVRSIYSISRQHNIKLPIIEAVYNIVYEKANPMLEMNKLKGFLK; this is translated from the coding sequence ATGAGTGAATTAGCGGAATTAAAGAAAAAAATCCCTACCCAAGTAGCTGTGTTAGGTGGAGGTAGCTGGGCCACGGCTTTGGTGAAAATCCTTTCTGAAAACAATGTGAAAATTAAGTGGTGGATCCGCCGTAAATCGGACGTTGAATTCATCCGCAAATACAATCACAACCCCAGCTATTTGACTGACGTGGCTATCAATCCACGCAAAGTAAAGACTTACAGTAAGATGGTGGATGCGCTGGCTGGTGTAGAATACATCATTCTAGCAGTCCCTGCTGCCTTCATTCCGAGTACATTAAAAGACCTCAATAAAAAACATTTCGAGGGCAAAAAAGTGGTTTCTGCCATCAAGGGAATGATTCCAGACGAAAACCTTTTGGTGACAGACTGGATGGAACGCGCCTTTAATTTGCCTTTAGGCCAAACCTGTGTCATCGCTGGTCCTTGCCACGCGGAAGAGGTAGCTTTAGAGAAACAATCCTATTTGACCATTGCGTCACCCGATTTAAGTTTAGCACAATCGTTCTCGAATCTATTAAATAGTCGCTTCTTGCAGGCGCACGCGATCCAGGATTTGTATGGTGTGGAATACTGTGCCGTTATTAAGAATATCGTGGCGATGGCCTGCGGAATTACCCGCGGGTTGGGTTTTGGGGATAACTTCCAGGCCGTGCTCGTGAGTAATGCGATGCAAGAAATTAAGATCTTTTTAGATGTCGTTTATCCGGAGAAAAACCGAGATTTGAATAGCTCAGGCTATTTAGGGGATTTGTTAGTGACGGCTTATTCGCAGTTTTCGCGTAACCGTACTTTTGGAAATATGATCGGTCGCGGCTATTCCGTGAAGTCAGCACAAATCGAAATGAATATGATTGCGGAAGGCTATTATGCCGTGCGCAGTATCTACAGCATCTCGCGCCAGCACAATATTAAATTGCCTATCATCGAGGCGGTTTATAATATCGTGTACGAAAAAGCGAATCCGATGCTTGAGATGAATAAGCTGAAAGGGTTCTTAAAGTAA
- a CDS encoding AlbA family DNA-binding domain-containing protein: MRIGSEILLDIPLGDEEENLLDLRNLRNLVRHGEGIRLEFKMKVKFPEKIIKELVAFANTDGGHLFVGVSDAGVIEGVKFAEEEQFLLERAIEKYCFLVFTYRAYRIRLDNGREVLVYQVYESVDKPHFVQLDTDPHPICYVRVKDRTIQASKEMKQILRRQNDDGISFAYGDIERFLLDYVRQNGQITLTELAQQAQIPMWLASRKLVLLVLTRVLKIEPGESVDTYRLN, translated from the coding sequence ATGCGCATCGGATCAGAGATTTTATTGGATATACCCTTAGGAGATGAAGAGGAGAATTTGCTCGACCTTCGAAATCTGCGAAATCTCGTACGTCACGGAGAGGGTATTCGATTAGAGTTCAAAATGAAAGTGAAGTTCCCGGAGAAAATTATCAAGGAACTAGTGGCTTTCGCCAATACCGATGGAGGTCATTTATTCGTCGGGGTCAGCGATGCTGGGGTGATTGAAGGAGTAAAGTTCGCGGAGGAAGAACAGTTTTTGCTGGAGCGAGCGATTGAGAAATATTGTTTTCTTGTTTTCACTTATCGAGCCTACCGAATTCGCTTGGATAATGGACGAGAGGTTTTGGTCTATCAAGTCTATGAAAGCGTGGATAAACCGCATTTTGTTCAACTAGATACAGACCCACATCCCATTTGCTATGTTCGCGTCAAAGACCGCACCATTCAGGCGAGCAAAGAAATGAAGCAAATTTTACGTCGCCAAAACGATGACGGCATCAGTTTCGCCTACGGGGACATCGAGCGCTTCCTATTAGATTATGTACGGCAGAATGGCCAAATAACCTTAACTGAGTTAGCCCAACAAGCCCAAATTCCTATGTGGCTGGCTTCCAGAAAATTAGTCCTATTAGTCCTCACTCGCGTGCTAAAAATCGAGCCCGGAGAATCAGTCGATACGTATCGTTTAAATTAA
- a CDS encoding sterol desaturase family protein, with product MLMGILLWLGTFLGMEGVAWFTHKYIMHGIMWNWHESHHVHHKDKLEKNDLFSVVFGISSTLTIIVGAEIPAYWPLFYIGLGIATYGVFYFIFHDIIVHRRIKIKYKAGSAYMKRIMKAHYVHHEVHTKKGAEAFGFLYAPKKYQ from the coding sequence ATGTTAATGGGAATTTTACTTTGGTTAGGAACCTTTCTAGGAATGGAAGGGGTTGCTTGGTTCACGCACAAGTACATTATGCACGGCATTATGTGGAACTGGCACGAGTCGCATCACGTACACCACAAAGATAAATTAGAGAAAAACGATCTGTTTTCGGTTGTTTTCGGGATCTCCTCCACGTTAACCATTATCGTAGGTGCTGAAATTCCTGCCTACTGGCCACTATTTTACATCGGATTAGGGATTGCAACGTATGGCGTCTTCTATTTCATCTTCCACGATATCATCGTTCACCGCCGTATTAAAATCAAGTACAAAGCCGGTTCTGCGTATATGAAGCGCATCATGAAGGCGCATTATGTGCACCACGAGGTGCACACAAAAAAAGGCGCAGAGGCTTTTGGCTTCCTCTACGCCCCTAAAAAATACCAATAA
- a CDS encoding sulfate adenylyltransferase subunit 1, whose protein sequence is MDILRIATAGSVDDGKSTLIGRLLYETNSITKDKIEALESASKRKGLDFLDLSLLTDGLIAEREQGITIDVANIYFSTPTRKYIIADTPGHVEYTRNMVTGASNAKVSLILVDARQGVVEQTARHLSIAAMLRIPKVIICVNKMDLVQYQESTFNAIKDSLSELVAQTTFEGQEISFLPISSLYGQNITQKASEMPWFNGNTLLGELEAFEYASTLAHAPARFPVQFVVRPMTEAYHDFRGYAGKISSGTFKVGDAIRVLPTGQESTIATIEKFESKLDQAIAGDSVTITLSTDVDISRGNTLVLASEENAPALKDFSAQVCWLDHTALSPGKTYLLQHGINTTKAKISQITERLDVATQTSTQGVDTLKLNEIGTIALRTAQPISADQYAANPANGAFILIDEFSNSTVGVGFVK, encoded by the coding sequence ATGGATATTTTACGCATAGCTACCGCAGGTTCCGTTGATGATGGAAAAAGTACCTTAATTGGACGCCTGTTATACGAGACAAATTCGATTACCAAAGATAAAATTGAGGCCTTAGAAAGTGCTTCTAAACGGAAAGGACTTGACTTTCTTGATCTTTCCCTATTAACCGATGGCCTCATCGCAGAACGCGAGCAAGGAATCACCATCGATGTGGCGAATATTTATTTTTCCACGCCTACCCGCAAATACATCATCGCGGACACGCCAGGTCACGTGGAATATACCCGCAACATGGTGACAGGGGCTTCAAATGCGAAGGTTTCTTTAATCTTAGTGGATGCTCGCCAGGGCGTAGTAGAACAAACCGCACGTCACTTATCGATCGCCGCGATGTTGCGTATCCCGAAAGTGATCATTTGTGTGAACAAGATGGACTTAGTGCAATACCAAGAATCCACTTTCAATGCAATCAAAGATAGTCTTTCAGAACTAGTCGCTCAGACCACTTTCGAAGGACAGGAAATCAGTTTCTTACCTATCTCTTCTTTGTATGGCCAAAACATCACGCAGAAAGCGAGTGAAATGCCTTGGTTCAACGGGAATACGTTATTAGGTGAATTAGAAGCCTTCGAATACGCCTCTACTTTGGCGCATGCACCTGCTCGTTTCCCGGTTCAATTTGTCGTAAGACCAATGACGGAGGCTTACCACGATTTCCGTGGCTATGCCGGGAAAATCAGCTCAGGTACTTTCAAAGTGGGCGATGCCATTCGCGTCTTGCCTACAGGACAAGAAAGTACGATTGCTACGATTGAGAAATTTGAATCGAAATTAGATCAAGCTATCGCAGGGGATTCTGTGACCATTACGTTGTCGACGGATGTGGATATATCACGTGGAAACACGCTTGTGTTAGCTTCAGAGGAAAATGCACCAGCCTTGAAAGACTTTTCCGCCCAAGTATGTTGGTTAGATCACACGGCATTGAGCCCAGGTAAAACGTATTTATTGCAACACGGAATCAATACAACCAAGGCCAAAATTTCTCAAATTACGGAGCGCCTTGATGTTGCTACTCAAACATCTACTCAGGGTGTGGATACGCTGAAGTTAAATGAGATTGGAACGATTGCGTTGCGCACGGCACAACCGATCAGCGCAGATCAATACGCTGCTAATCCAGCGAATGGAGCCTTTATCCTAATCGATGAATTCTCGAATTCAACGGTCGGTGTAGGATTCGTAAAATAA
- a CDS encoding KUP/HAK/KT family potassium transporter has product MEHKHKSKATAAGLLVAMGIIYGDIGTSPLYVMQSIIGDNPINSLTVLGGLSCIFWTLTLQTTLKYVILILRADNKGEGGIFALFALVRRHAKWLTLPAIIGGATLLADGIITPPISVSSAIEGLKMLHHKDGTPFVTDTVPIVIVILTVLFIFQIFGTKVVGKLFGPIMLLWFSMLGLTGLIWIGQDWSIFRALSPMYAWELLTTHQAGSAGFWTLGAVFLCTTGAEALYSDLGHCGKENIRISWVFVKIALILQYFGQGAWLLAHEGALLGVRKPIFELLPREFLFTGIMIATAAAVIASQALISGSFTLISEAIRLNFWPRVRLVYPSDQKGQLYVPSINILLWMGCVGVVLWFKESANMEAAYGLAITMTMLMTTSLMAYYLHIKKVDMWWILLFLAVYVSLEGSFLVANLQKFWHGGYVSLFIAGVIILIMWVWFRATRIKKKLTEYEKLSDYIEPLKELSKDETIPKYATHLVFMSNAGRVTDIESKIIYSIFQRRPKRADIYWFVHVDTLDDPYAMEYKVTVIEPDDIIKVNFKLGFKVEQRINLYFRKVVEEMVSRGEVDITSRYKSLNEQNVIGDFRFVVLEKFLSFDNELPLLDRMVMKAYFFVKQFTHSEDKYFGLDSDAVKLEKVPMIIKPITKCNLKRIE; this is encoded by the coding sequence ATGGAACACAAACACAAAAGTAAAGCCACCGCTGCTGGTCTATTAGTAGCGATGGGGATCATTTACGGGGACATTGGAACTTCTCCTTTGTATGTAATGCAATCAATCATCGGAGATAATCCGATTAATTCATTAACCGTATTAGGCGGATTATCTTGTATTTTTTGGACGTTGACATTACAGACAACGTTGAAATATGTGATTTTAATTTTACGAGCAGATAATAAGGGTGAAGGCGGGATCTTTGCCCTTTTTGCATTAGTAAGACGCCATGCGAAGTGGTTAACTTTACCAGCCATTATTGGTGGAGCGACCTTATTAGCAGATGGTATTATTACGCCGCCTATCTCGGTTTCTTCCGCGATTGAAGGATTAAAAATGCTTCACCACAAGGATGGGACACCGTTTGTAACGGATACCGTGCCTATCGTTATTGTTATCTTAACGGTGCTATTCATCTTCCAAATCTTTGGAACAAAGGTGGTAGGTAAGCTTTTTGGACCAATTATGTTATTGTGGTTCTCAATGTTAGGACTTACGGGTTTAATCTGGATCGGTCAAGATTGGTCTATCTTTAGAGCGTTATCTCCTATGTATGCGTGGGAATTATTGACGACGCATCAAGCGGGTTCTGCCGGTTTCTGGACCTTGGGAGCGGTGTTTTTGTGTACAACAGGCGCAGAGGCCTTGTACTCTGATTTAGGCCACTGTGGTAAGGAGAATATTCGCATTAGCTGGGTTTTTGTGAAGATTGCGTTGATTTTACAATATTTTGGACAAGGAGCCTGGTTGTTAGCGCACGAAGGAGCATTATTAGGTGTTCGTAAACCAATCTTTGAATTATTGCCTCGTGAGTTCTTATTTACGGGTATCATGATTGCGACGGCTGCGGCGGTTATCGCTTCTCAAGCTTTGATTTCGGGATCCTTTACCTTGATATCGGAGGCGATTCGCTTGAACTTTTGGCCACGTGTTCGGTTGGTTTATCCATCTGACCAAAAAGGACAATTGTATGTTCCTTCCATCAATATTTTATTGTGGATGGGTTGCGTGGGCGTTGTTCTATGGTTTAAAGAATCAGCGAATATGGAGGCGGCCTACGGTCTTGCTATCACCATGACAATGTTAATGACAACTTCATTAATGGCATATTACCTACATATCAAGAAAGTGGATATGTGGTGGATTCTCTTATTCTTAGCCGTTTATGTATCGCTAGAAGGATCATTCTTAGTGGCGAACTTGCAGAAGTTCTGGCATGGAGGTTATGTTTCTTTATTCATCGCTGGGGTCATTATTTTGATCATGTGGGTATGGTTTAGAGCGACACGCATTAAGAAGAAATTGACGGAATATGAGAAGTTATCGGATTATATCGAGCCATTAAAAGAGTTGAGTAAGGATGAGACAATCCCTAAATACGCGACGCACTTAGTCTTTATGTCCAATGCGGGTCGTGTGACGGATATTGAGTCGAAGATTATTTACTCTATTTTCCAACGTCGCCCTAAGCGTGCAGATATCTATTGGTTTGTGCACGTGGATACCTTGGATGATCCGTATGCGATGGAATACAAAGTGACGGTGATTGAACCAGATGACATCATTAAGGTAAACTTTAAGCTAGGTTTCAAAGTCGAGCAGCGCATTAACTTATACTTCCGTAAGGTAGTGGAGGAGATGGTTTCTCGTGGGGAAGTGGATATAACTTCTCGTTATAAATCATTGAACGAGCAAAACGTGATCGGTGATTTCCGTTTCGTTGTTTTGGAGAAATTCTTATCCTTCGATAACGAATTACCTTTATTAGATCGAATGGTGATGAAGGCCTATTTCTTCGTGAAGCAGTTTACACATTCGGAGGACAAGTACTTCGGTTTGGATTCGGATGCGGTAAAACTAGAGAAAGTACCCATGATTATTAAGCCGATCACTAAATGTAATTTAAAACGTATCGAGTAA